A single region of the Anaerostipes rhamnosivorans genome encodes:
- a CDS encoding PTS sugar transporter subunit IIA — translation MKEIYNMLKLENIQIIERVKDWREAIHVTVQPLVDGGYCESRYIDEIIKNTERLGPYYVLCENLALVHGSTDQGVLKRQIAVTLLREPIKFKENGDDVRVMVTLAATDSESHMEVLQAMSQLFEDPESVKKVLGATSEQEIYDLFIQASDDN, via the coding sequence ATGAAAGAAATATATAACATGCTGAAACTTGAGAATATTCAGATCATTGAAAGAGTGAAGGATTGGCGGGAAGCGATTCATGTAACAGTGCAGCCGCTTGTGGACGGGGGATATTGCGAGTCCAGATATATTGACGAGATCATCAAAAATACAGAGAGGCTGGGTCCTTATTATGTTCTGTGTGAAAACCTGGCATTGGTACACGGAAGTACGGATCAGGGAGTTTTAAAAAGGCAGATCGCAGTTACTCTTCTGCGTGAACCCATAAAGTTCAAAGAAAATGGAGATGACGTAAGAGTCATGGTCACATTGGCCGCAACAGATTCAGAGTCCCATATGGAAGTGCTGCAGGCCATGTCACAGCTGTTTGAAGATCCTGAAAGTGTAAAAAAAGTTTTGGGCGCCACGTCAGAGCAAGAGATATATGATTTGTTTATCCAGGCTTCTGATGATAACTAA
- a CDS encoding PTS ascorbate transporter subunit IIC, translating to MDFIINILSTPAILVGLISLFGLILQKKPIEEVVKGTVKTIVGFLVLTAGSSFLQTGSLNDFGTIFNYAFSMQGVVPNNEAIVSLGLEKFASDTAYIMCIGMIANIVLARFSRLNYIFLTGHHTLYMACMLAVILNVGNLSGAVLWIGGGLVLGLIMVLSPAICQPTMSKITGTDELGFGHFGGVGYWFSAQIGKIFKGKSKSTEEFNFPKRVSFLRDTTVAIGLTMVVFFIIVTFVAVVVKDGMSDATISAFFQGETQTHWLVWAITKGLNFAGGVYIILSGVRLIIGEIVPAFRGIAEKIVPNAKPALDCPVVFPYAPNAVLIGFLVSFVGGIAGLFILGAINQALIPVALILPGVIPHFFCGATAGVFANAEGGLKGCLVGSFLHGLLITFLPAICMPVMGSLNFANCTFSDADFSVAGIILGNIAQFVKGGGLFIVCIVLYLIPIAYHLIAPKKKA from the coding sequence ATGGATTTTATTATCAACATTTTGTCGACACCTGCAATTTTGGTAGGTCTGATTTCTCTCTTTGGTTTGATCCTGCAGAAAAAACCGATTGAAGAAGTCGTAAAAGGAACCGTAAAAACTATCGTGGGGTTCCTTGTATTGACAGCGGGTTCCAGCTTTTTGCAGACTGGTTCCCTGAATGATTTTGGCACAATTTTTAATTATGCATTTAGTATGCAGGGAGTTGTGCCAAACAACGAGGCTATCGTGTCACTGGGCCTGGAGAAGTTTGCAAGCGATACAGCCTATATCATGTGTATCGGTATGATCGCGAATATTGTTCTGGCCAGATTCTCCAGGTTAAACTACATATTTCTGACAGGACACCACACTCTTTATATGGCCTGCATGCTGGCGGTGATCTTAAATGTAGGAAATTTAAGCGGCGCAGTGCTCTGGATCGGCGGTGGATTGGTTTTAGGGCTCATCATGGTGTTATCCCCGGCAATCTGCCAGCCTACCATGTCGAAGATTACAGGAACAGACGAGCTGGGATTCGGCCATTTCGGCGGAGTTGGATATTGGTTCTCCGCGCAGATCGGAAAAATCTTTAAAGGAAAAAGCAAATCCACAGAGGAATTTAATTTCCCTAAACGGGTTTCGTTTCTACGGGATACAACTGTAGCCATCGGCCTTACTATGGTAGTGTTTTTTATCATTGTGACCTTTGTGGCGGTTGTCGTAAAAGACGGTATGAGCGATGCAACAATCTCGGCATTTTTCCAGGGCGAGACACAAACCCACTGGCTTGTCTGGGCGATCACAAAGGGTCTAAACTTTGCCGGCGGTGTTTATATCATTTTAAGCGGCGTGCGTCTGATCATTGGCGAGATCGTTCCTGCTTTCAGGGGAATTGCTGAAAAGATTGTACCAAACGCAAAACCTGCGCTTGACTGTCCGGTTGTGTTCCCTTATGCACCTAACGCTGTATTGATCGGTTTTCTGGTATCTTTTGTGGGAGGCATCGCGGGCTTATTTATCCTGGGAGCCATCAACCAGGCACTGATCCCGGTAGCGCTGATCCTGCCAGGCGTGATCCCGCATTTCTTCTGCGGTGCTACCGCCGGAGTATTTGCCAATGCCGAGGGCGGATTGAAGGGCTGCCTGGTAGGTTCTTTCTTACACGGCCTTTTGATCACATTTTTACCGGCCATCTGTATGCCTGTCATGGGCAGCTTGAATTTTGCGAACTGTACGTTCTCAGATGCAGACTTCTCTGTGGCAGGAATCATACTCGGAAACATTGCACAATTTGTAAAAGGCGGAGGATTATTTATCGTGTGCATCGTATTGTATTTAATCCCGATTGCCTATCACTTGATCGCACCAAAAAAGAAAGCTTAA
- a CDS encoding PTS sugar transporter subunit IIB yields MIQSIMCCCGSGLGSSMLVRMNVEKALKSLGISGVSVSHSSLSDATEGAADLFVVGKDLEEFVKGLPEVIIMDNIMDKEELEEKLKAKFQ; encoded by the coding sequence ATGATTCAATCAATTATGTGTTGCTGTGGTTCAGGATTAGGTTCCAGTATGCTGGTCCGCATGAACGTGGAAAAGGCGTTAAAAAGTCTGGGGATTTCAGGCGTGTCTGTCAGTCACTCTTCGCTTTCGGATGCCACAGAAGGGGCGGCAGACCTGTTTGTTGTGGGAAAGGACTTGGAAGAGTTTGTTAAAGGCCTGCCGGAAGTGATCATCATGGATAACATCATGGACAAAGAAGAATTAGAGGAAAAATTAAAAGCGAAATTTCAATAA
- a CDS encoding transketolase: protein MEEKQRKELKVFSARIRKNILQMLEKRGYGHIGGSLSIVELLSVLYGKQMKIDPQNPAWEERDMLVLSKGHAGPALYSALAEKGYFDRNWLDTLNDGGTKLPSHPDRLKTPGVDMTTGSLGQGTSVAAGLATGFKMSNSGRYVYLIVGDGELNEGQCWEAFQYLAHYKLNHCIVIIDENKRQLDGSTKEVMNPFSIADKMTSFGFHVETVKGNDEEQIDHAVSNAKEVEDRAVCIILDSVKGEGVPFFEQLAGNHSVKFDNDEIIRANHEAIEQLERMIKGGSDLCSG from the coding sequence ATGGAAGAAAAGCAGCGAAAAGAGCTGAAGGTGTTTTCGGCCAGGATCAGAAAAAACATTCTGCAGATGCTGGAAAAACGCGGATATGGACATATAGGAGGCTCTTTATCAATCGTAGAACTCCTGAGTGTCCTATATGGAAAGCAGATGAAGATCGATCCTCAGAATCCGGCATGGGAGGAGCGGGATATGCTGGTGCTGTCAAAGGGACACGCCGGACCTGCACTATACTCTGCACTGGCTGAAAAGGGATACTTTGATCGAAACTGGCTGGATACATTAAATGACGGCGGCACGAAGCTGCCGTCTCATCCAGACCGGTTGAAGACTCCCGGCGTCGATATGACGACGGGGTCTTTGGGGCAGGGAACCTCTGTGGCGGCGGGACTTGCCACTGGATTTAAGATGAGCAACAGCGGCCGGTATGTCTATCTGATTGTGGGAGACGGGGAATTAAACGAAGGCCAATGCTGGGAAGCGTTTCAATATCTGGCTCACTATAAGTTAAATCATTGTATTGTTATCATTGATGAGAATAAGAGACAGCTGGACGGGTCGACAAAAGAGGTCATGAATCCATTTTCGATTGCAGATAAAATGACCAGCTTTGGTTTTCATGTAGAAACTGTCAAAGGGAACGATGAAGAACAGATCGACCATGCGGTCTCAAATGCCAAAGAAGTAGAAGACCGGGCAGTATGTATTATCCTGGATTCCGTCAAAGGAGAAGGGGTTCCCTTTTTTGAGCAGTTAGCTGGAAATCATTCGGTCAAGTTTGACAATGATGAGATCATAAGAGCAAATCATGAAGCCATCGAACAATTAGAGAGAATGATAAAAGGAGGGTCTGATCTATGTTCCGGTTGA
- a CDS encoding transketolase family protein, which produces MFRLTDDRKAKGRELRSCVVETLREMMSRDDKVVALEADLGGASGFTKLKTTNPDRFVQCGIAEANMAGVAAGLSAAGFKPFLHTFGPFATRRIFDQLYLSGAYAGNTVNIYGSDPGFCVGPNGGTHTTWEDVALMREIPGAIICDAADDVQMEWILKEFAGLDGIHYVRGNRKAVRNVYEKGSVFTLGKGNILTRGGNVLLITAGQLVSEALDCAEALERQGINIEVVDMFTIKPLDETLIIKEAEGKDLIVTFENHSIYGGLGSAVAEVMAEHQISAPLKRIGVKDRFGQVGSPEYLQKEFGLTQKDLEDTILNELEK; this is translated from the coding sequence ATGTTCCGGTTGACAGATGACAGAAAAGCAAAGGGCAGAGAACTGAGAAGCTGTGTTGTTGAAACTCTACGGGAGATGATGTCTCGCGATGACAAGGTTGTAGCCCTGGAGGCTGACTTAGGCGGAGCCAGTGGTTTTACAAAGCTAAAAACAACCAATCCGGACCGCTTTGTACAGTGTGGAATCGCGGAGGCCAATATGGCCGGGGTGGCAGCGGGGTTATCGGCGGCAGGGTTTAAACCGTTTCTTCATACCTTCGGCCCTTTTGCCACAAGAAGAATTTTTGACCAACTATATCTGTCAGGGGCATATGCAGGGAATACGGTGAATATTTACGGATCGGACCCGGGATTCTGCGTCGGACCCAACGGAGGGACCCATACCACATGGGAAGATGTGGCTCTCATGCGGGAGATCCCTGGTGCCATTATCTGTGATGCGGCTGACGATGTGCAGATGGAATGGATCTTAAAAGAATTCGCAGGACTGGACGGAATCCACTATGTCAGGGGGAACCGGAAAGCAGTGAGAAATGTCTATGAGAAAGGTTCGGTGTTTACACTCGGTAAAGGAAATATCCTAACAAGGGGCGGGAATGTCCTTTTGATTACAGCAGGACAGCTTGTGTCAGAGGCTTTGGACTGTGCGGAAGCATTGGAAAGACAGGGAATTAATATAGAGGTTGTTGATATGTTTACCATCAAACCTTTAGATGAAACATTGATCATCAAGGAAGCAGAAGGAAAAGATCTCATAGTGACGTTTGAAAATCATTCTATTTATGGCGGACTTGGAAGTGCCGTTGCTGAAGTAATGGCAGAACATCAGATCAGTGCACCATTAAAACGGATTGGCGTAAAAGACCGGTTTGGACAAGTGGGATCCCCAGAGTATCTGCAAAAAGAATTTGGATTGACACAGAAGGACTTAGAAGACACAATATTGAATGAATTAGAAAAATAA
- a CDS encoding glycerate kinase family protein has product MKIAVAVDSLKGSLNSMQAGNAVLDGILKVYPEAEVWVRPLADGGEGTVEALVCGMGGRMENITVTGPLGQPVECGYGIIEESGAAVIEMSGAAGITLVPEPERNPLYTTTYGVGEVIRDAVSKGCRRFIVGIGGSATNDGGIGMLQALGYGCLNGRGEQVPSGAKGLSELESITETQVMPELKECEFHIACDVTNPLCGDNGCSAVFGPQKGADPSMIKDMDQWLGHYAQLAGEVFSKAKPMQPGTGAAGGMGFAFLTFTNAVLEPGINIVLKETGLEQYVQRADLVITGEGRLDGQTAMGKAPSGVAEMAKRYGRPVIAFAGCVAKDAGACNRHGIDAFFPILREVSSMEEAMEPENAKKNMAAAVEQVMRLWRCLEDHERK; this is encoded by the coding sequence ATGAAAATAGCGGTGGCAGTTGATTCGTTAAAAGGGAGCCTTAATTCCATGCAGGCGGGAAACGCCGTATTGGATGGGATCCTTAAAGTATACCCGGAGGCAGAGGTATGGGTGCGTCCCCTTGCGGACGGAGGGGAAGGAACTGTGGAAGCTCTTGTCTGCGGGATGGGTGGCAGAATGGAGAACATTACAGTCACGGGGCCTCTCGGGCAGCCTGTGGAGTGCGGCTATGGGATCATAGAGGAATCCGGAGCGGCTGTCATTGAGATGTCTGGAGCGGCAGGGATCACCTTGGTTCCTGAGCCTGAGAGAAATCCTCTGTACACGACAACATATGGCGTAGGTGAAGTGATCAGGGATGCTGTCTCCAAAGGGTGTAGACGATTCATTGTCGGCATTGGGGGCAGCGCTACCAATGACGGAGGAATCGGCATGCTGCAGGCATTGGGTTACGGGTGCCTAAACGGCCGGGGAGAACAGGTCCCGTCTGGGGCAAAGGGACTGTCAGAGCTTGAGTCTATCACTGAAACCCAGGTGATGCCTGAGCTAAAGGAGTGTGAATTCCATATCGCCTGTGACGTGACCAATCCTCTGTGCGGGGATAATGGGTGCAGTGCTGTGTTCGGGCCTCAAAAGGGTGCGGATCCGTCAATGATCAAAGACATGGACCAGTGGCTTGGACATTATGCCCAGCTGGCAGGGGAAGTGTTTTCCAAAGCGAAGCCCATGCAGCCTGGGACTGGGGCCGCCGGAGGAATGGGATTTGCATTTCTCACATTTACCAATGCAGTCTTGGAACCCGGGATCAACATTGTACTAAAAGAGACTGGACTGGAACAATATGTCCAAAGAGCGGATCTGGTCATCACAGGAGAAGGGAGACTGGATGGCCAGACTGCAATGGGGAAGGCTCCTTCAGGTGTGGCAGAGATGGCAAAACGATATGGCAGGCCTGTGATCGCTTTTGCAGGCTGTGTGGCCAAGGATGCTGGTGCATGCAATCGGCACGGGATCGATGCCTTTTTCCCTATTTTAAGAGAAGTCTCATCCATGGAGGAGGCAATGGAGCCTGAAAATGCAAAGAAAAATATGGCGGCTGCAGTGGAGCAGGTCATGCGGTTATGGAGGTGTTTAGAAGATCATGAAAGAAAATAA
- a CDS encoding class I SAM-dependent methyltransferase translates to MKENKYDEEVFYQKYSEMDRSKKGLGGAGEWSELQKVLPDFSGKRVLDLGCGYGWHCIYAAEHGAKSVLGIDISEKMLKTAQEKNGHKKIEYQRSAMEDLDFPKESFDVVLSSLAFHYVKDFESLAEKISQWTAPGGQFVFSAEHPVFTAYGTQDWYYDEEGKILHFPVDRYFYEGKRDAVFLGEQVVKYHRTLTTYLNTLLRNGFVLRHIIEPKPQEDMMDLPGMHDEMRRPMMLIVAAEKERRM, encoded by the coding sequence ATGAAAGAAAATAAGTATGACGAAGAAGTATTTTACCAGAAATACAGCGAGATGGACCGGTCAAAGAAGGGGCTTGGCGGAGCCGGAGAATGGTCTGAGCTTCAAAAGGTCCTGCCTGATTTTTCCGGAAAAAGAGTCCTGGATCTGGGATGCGGTTATGGATGGCACTGCATTTATGCGGCTGAACACGGTGCGAAATCTGTGCTGGGCATTGATATCTCCGAAAAGATGTTAAAGACAGCCCAAGAAAAAAATGGACATAAAAAGATTGAGTACCAAAGGAGTGCCATGGAAGATTTGGATTTTCCAAAGGAATCATTTGATGTGGTCTTAAGTTCTCTGGCATTTCACTATGTGAAAGACTTTGAATCCCTGGCAGAAAAAATCAGCCAGTGGACAGCACCGGGCGGGCAGTTTGTGTTTTCAGCGGAACATCCGGTATTTACCGCATATGGGACCCAGGACTGGTATTATGATGAGGAGGGGAAGATTCTGCATTTCCCTGTAGACCGGTATTTCTATGAGGGAAAAAGGGATGCTGTCTTCCTTGGGGAGCAGGTGGTAAAATACCACAGAACACTGACAACCTACCTGAATACACTCCTCAGGAACGGTTTTGTGCTGAGACATATCATCGAGCCTAAGCCGCAGGAGGATATGATGGATCTGCCGGGCATGCACGATGAGATGCGTCGCCCAATGATGTTGATTGTGGCGGCAGAAAAAGAACGCCGGATGTAA
- a CDS encoding TIGR04076 family protein, producing MKKVKITVLRTMFNEDLVKEYGVEGLKACPMMTEGQVFYADYAKPEGLCDEAWKAIYQYVFALSHGAGEELFYYGDWIRKPGVAIVSCNDGLRPVIFKLEATKEESEVDYEPVR from the coding sequence ATGAAAAAAGTTAAGATCACGGTATTAAGGACAATGTTCAATGAGGATCTGGTCAAAGAATACGGCGTGGAAGGTCTAAAGGCCTGTCCTATGATGACGGAGGGCCAGGTATTTTATGCAGATTATGCAAAACCCGAAGGGCTGTGCGACGAAGCGTGGAAAGCTATATACCAGTATGTGTTTGCGTTGTCGCACGGAGCTGGGGAGGAACTGTTTTATTACGGGGACTGGATCAGGAAGCCCGGCGTGGCAATCGTAAGCTGCAACGACGGACTGCGGCCCGTGATATTTAAGCTGGAGGCGACAAAAGAAGAATCAGAAGTAGATTACGAACCGGTACGTTAG
- a CDS encoding pentapeptide repeat-containing protein has translation MLKEDMRRAAEEEEPLVHKHYEGEVLCIDSPLKIELDHVVFKKCRFEACDLSGSMFYHVTFLNCDFSNCRFQSCYFKDTEISGCKGDGGDFSQSTFRKTLVEEGCFHYANYEGTLWDNCRLKGCDFSEAFFAEVKFKKMQFEKVNLSKADLFKTKLEGMDLSDCNIEGIMISDTFRELRGLKISPWQAMDLVRFLGVELINE, from the coding sequence ATGCTCAAAGAGGATATGAGAAGAGCAGCGGAGGAGGAAGAACCGCTGGTACATAAACATTATGAAGGGGAAGTCCTGTGCATTGACAGTCCTCTGAAGATTGAACTGGACCATGTGGTTTTTAAGAAATGCAGGTTTGAGGCATGTGATCTCAGTGGTTCTATGTTTTATCATGTAACATTCTTAAATTGTGATTTCTCCAACTGCAGATTTCAGTCCTGTTATTTTAAAGACACGGAAATATCGGGGTGTAAGGGAGACGGAGGGGATTTCAGCCAGAGTACCTTCCGCAAAACCCTGGTTGAGGAAGGGTGTTTTCATTACGCCAACTATGAAGGGACACTCTGGGACAACTGCAGGCTCAAGGGGTGTGATTTCAGCGAAGCATTCTTTGCGGAAGTAAAGTTTAAAAAAATGCAGTTTGAGAAAGTGAATCTGTCCAAAGCAGATCTATTTAAGACAAAGCTGGAGGGCATGGATCTGTCGGACTGCAACATTGAGGGAATCATGATATCCGATACCTTCCGGGAACTGCGGGGATTAAAGATCAGTCCGTGGCAGGCAATGGATCTTGTGCGGTTTTTGGGCGTAGAACTTATAAATGAATGA
- a CDS encoding PAS domain-containing protein encodes MLDHFRDTQKMQEILREAQTGLWVIELDDDREPRMYADSSMLELLGFEAEPTPERCYQVWYDRIEDEYYPIIQSGVEKMIKDERAEVQYPWEHPKWGRIFVRCGGVRDWNYKEGVCLRGYHQNITNTVMLKQEYDAVIQSLSDSYTGIFLCNVQNRTFKTIKMSDSFRIFTQMFSDYEEFFCCYAANEVSYRDEKILSDIVKCDYIKKQIDEGEPQIEEYYRSRTGGWRRIKIVPSAGYSKEFPWVIVAFDEQDKEMEKRINARTAQVAVSQIYQLVISTDLGRSEYSCIHGSKDLLRLRRHGPFGDFQSRMKQKMPLEDRELLDQIFDKDSYQNKNYLEGVLRVADDQGDLHYYSYYSACIRQNREEHILMTMRCIDDKRESQLRENVLSNLCECYYSIYLFDLENDIEEAIWQEDFIYRGKEFPKGSLKVYYEKFIREHVHEDDQEKMYRAGNPEFLRQTLSAEYPVYDVDFRRLYPDRTCWVRSRFSIAEMRDGRVTKVVFANMNINEQKLEEMEEEKQKKLYFESRNIIKGLSSFYHSVFYVDLLEGTFQSFSIRKDLEDYLKGSDSYKQLKSAYMSLIHEKEREQFSCPDVPRYTDADECHHRNVFHCRIQGR; translated from the coding sequence ATGCTTGACCATTTCAGGGACACGCAGAAGATGCAGGAAATTCTGCGCGAAGCACAGACGGGGCTGTGGGTAATTGAATTAGATGATGATCGAGAGCCTAGAATGTACGCCGACAGCTCTATGCTTGAGCTGTTAGGATTTGAAGCGGAGCCGACACCGGAACGATGTTATCAGGTATGGTATGACCGCATTGAGGATGAGTATTACCCGATCATTCAGTCCGGAGTGGAAAAAATGATCAAGGATGAACGGGCAGAAGTGCAGTATCCGTGGGAGCATCCAAAGTGGGGACGCATTTTTGTGCGCTGCGGGGGAGTCCGGGATTGGAACTACAAAGAGGGGGTGTGTCTTAGGGGATACCACCAGAATATCACCAATACCGTTATGCTCAAGCAGGAGTATGATGCAGTCATTCAGAGCCTAAGCGACAGCTACACCGGCATTTTTTTATGCAATGTGCAGAACCGGACGTTTAAGACGATTAAAATGTCTGACTCTTTCCGGATCTTTACGCAGATGTTTTCAGACTATGAGGAATTCTTCTGCTGTTATGCTGCCAATGAGGTCTCCTACAGGGATGAAAAGATTCTTTCTGATATCGTCAAGTGTGATTACATAAAAAAACAGATTGATGAAGGTGAGCCGCAGATCGAGGAGTACTACCGGAGCAGGACCGGGGGCTGGAGAAGGATCAAGATCGTGCCGTCCGCAGGTTATTCTAAGGAATTTCCATGGGTGATCGTGGCCTTTGACGAGCAGGACAAAGAGATGGAAAAGAGGATCAACGCCAGGACCGCCCAGGTTGCGGTGTCGCAGATTTATCAGCTGGTCATCAGCACGGATCTTGGGAGATCAGAATACAGCTGTATTCATGGATCCAAAGACCTGCTAAGGCTTCGTCGTCACGGTCCGTTCGGGGATTTTCAGAGCAGGATGAAGCAGAAGATGCCTCTGGAGGACCGGGAGCTTCTGGACCAGATTTTTGACAAGGACAGTTATCAGAACAAGAATTATCTGGAGGGAGTTTTAAGGGTTGCCGATGATCAGGGTGATCTTCATTATTATAGTTATTATTCTGCGTGCATTCGTCAGAACCGGGAAGAGCATATTTTGATGACTATGCGCTGTATTGACGATAAAAGGGAGTCCCAGCTCAGAGAAAATGTGCTGTCCAATCTCTGCGAGTGTTATTATTCCATCTATCTGTTCGACCTGGAAAATGACATAGAGGAGGCTATCTGGCAGGAAGATTTTATCTACAGGGGTAAAGAATTTCCGAAGGGAAGCCTTAAAGTGTATTATGAGAAGTTCATACGTGAGCACGTCCATGAGGACGACCAGGAGAAGATGTATAGAGCCGGGAATCCTGAGTTTCTCAGACAGACATTGTCTGCAGAGTATCCAGTCTATGATGTGGACTTCCGCAGATTGTATCCGGACCGGACTTGCTGGGTGCGCTCCCGGTTTAGTATTGCGGAGATGAGAGACGGCAGGGTGACAAAGGTTGTGTTTGCCAATATGAACATCAATGAACAAAAGCTGGAGGAAATGGAAGAAGAGAAACAGAAAAAGCTCTACTTTGAGTCAAGGAATATCATCAAAGGTCTTTCCTCTTTTTATCACTCTGTCTTTTACGTAGACCTTTTGGAGGGGACCTTCCAGTCTTTCAGCATCCGAAAGGATCTGGAAGATTATCTAAAGGGCAGTGACAGCTATAAACAGCTCAAATCAGCATACATGTCTTTGATCCATGAAAAGGAGAGGGAGCAGTTTTCTTGCCCAGATGTCCCACGATATACGGACGCCGATGAATGCCATCATCGGAATGTCTTCCATTGCCGCATCCAGGGTCGATGA
- a CDS encoding hybrid sensor histidine kinase/response regulator: MKRRGSSFLAQMSHDIRTPMNAIIGMSSIAASRVDEPEKVKDCLAKIDMSSSHLLDLIDEILDMSKIEKGKIELTEAPFCMRELITDINSITRPEALKKEHELLFKTQDLVHVDLVGDAGRLRQVMINLITNAVKYTPKGGRVTATVQEVSGRIPGFASFVFTVEDNGIGMDEDFLNYIFVPFSRADDSKARNVQGTGLGMSIAQGIVTAMNGNIQVESKKSEGSRFIVTLNLKIADPDQVAEHRMAGFPTYDGTEEGVRTLQLMKGKQLLLVEDNQLNMEIAETILTEAGFLVDKAENGKQALEMFVDSEPGYYQAVLMDLQMPVMDGYAATKEIRNSGHPQSGSIPVIALTANAFAEDMAKALAAGMNDHVSKPIDYGRLIKVLQKNMKL; the protein is encoded by the coding sequence ATGAAAAGGAGAGGGAGCAGTTTTCTTGCCCAGATGTCCCACGATATACGGACGCCGATGAATGCCATCATCGGAATGTCTTCCATTGCCGCATCCAGGGTCGATGAACCGGAAAAGGTAAAGGACTGTCTTGCAAAGATCGATATGTCCAGCAGCCACCTGCTGGATCTGATTGATGAGATTCTGGATATGTCAAAGATCGAAAAAGGCAAGATCGAACTGACCGAGGCACCGTTCTGTATGAGGGAACTGATCACGGACATCAATTCGATCACACGTCCCGAGGCACTGAAGAAGGAGCATGAACTTTTGTTTAAGACGCAGGATCTTGTTCATGTGGACCTGGTGGGAGATGCGGGAAGGCTTAGGCAGGTGATGATCAACCTCATTACAAACGCTGTCAAGTATACTCCGAAAGGCGGCAGAGTCACTGCCACAGTCCAGGAAGTTTCAGGCCGTATTCCGGGATTTGCCAGCTTTGTATTTACCGTGGAGGATAACGGGATCGGCATGGATGAGGATTTTCTGAATTACATTTTTGTGCCGTTTTCCAGGGCAGACGACTCGAAAGCCCGCAATGTGCAGGGAACCGGACTCGGCATGTCCATCGCCCAGGGGATCGTGACCGCCATGAATGGAAATATTCAAGTGGAGAGTAAAAAGAGTGAGGGCAGCCGCTTTATTGTAACACTGAATCTTAAGATCGCCGATCCGGACCAGGTTGCGGAGCACAGGATGGCAGGCTTTCCTACATATGACGGTACAGAGGAAGGAGTCAGAACCCTGCAGCTGATGAAGGGAAAACAGCTTTTACTGGTAGAGGACAATCAGCTGAATATGGAGATCGCGGAGACGATTCTTACGGAAGCGGGTTTTCTTGTGGATAAAGCAGAAAATGGGAAACAGGCTTTGGAAATGTTTGTTGATTCCGAGCCGGGATATTACCAGGCAGTGCTTATGGATCTGCAGATGCCGGTCATGGACGGTTATGCAGCCACAAAAGAGATCAGGAACAGCGGCCATCCTCAGTCGGGGAGTATTCCTGTGATCGCGCTGACCGCCAATGCATTTGCGGAAGACATGGCCAAGGCGCTGGCCGCCGGTATGAACGACCATGTTTCAAAACCGATCGATTATGGACGGTTGATCAAGGTTTTGCAGAAGAATATGAAACTATGA